The genomic stretch TGCACGTGAACGCGAAGGACCGCGGCACGGGCAAGGAGCAGTCGATGACCATCTCCGGCGGCAGCGCGCTGTCGAAGGAGGACATCGAGCGGATGGTCAAGGACGCCGAGCAGCACGCTAACGAGGACAAGCAGCGTCGCGAGGAGGCCGAGGCCCGCAACCAGGCCGAGGCGCTCGTCTACCAGACCGAGAAGTTCATCGCCGACAACTCCGACAAGCTGCCCGCCGACGGCAAGGCCACGGTGGAGTCCGCTGTCGCGGAGCTGAAGACGGCCCTGAACGGCACGGACGCGGCCGAGATCAAGGCCAAGTCCGAGGCCGTCGCCAAGGCGTCGCAGGAACTGGGGTCGGCGATGTACGCCGCGCAGCAGTCCGAGGGCGCCCCCGCTGGTGACGCCGGTTCCCAGGCGGGCCCGGACTTCACCAAGAACGCCTCCTCCGACGAGGACGTGGTGGACGCCGAGGTCGTCGACGACGAGAAGGACAAGTGATGTCGGAGGAGTTCTCCGAACCCACCGTGGTCCGCGACAACCGCCGCATCGACCCCGAGACGGGGCAGGTGCGCGGTCTGTCGCCGGCCGACGCCCCCCAGCCCGAGACCCCCGCGGCACCGACCGTGGGGGGCCCGGACGACGGGGCCGCCGACGCCGAGCTCGACGCGGCGCAGGGCCTCGCGGCCTCGCGCCTGGAGGAGCTGCAGCGGCTGAACGCCGAGTACGTGAACTACAAGAAGCGGGTCGACCGCGACCGCGACGTCGCCAAGAACGCCGCGATCGCCGGGGTGGCCGAGGCGCTGCTCCCGGTCCTCGACGACGTCCACCTCTCGCGCGAGCACGGTGACCTCACCGGCCCGTTCGTCGCGATCGCGGACAAGCTCGAGGCCACGCTGGCGCGGTTCGGCCTCGAGCGGTACGGCCAGGACGGCGAACCGTTCGACCCGGCCGTGCACGAGGCGCTGATGCACAGCCACTCCGACGAGTACGAGGTCGCGACGTGCACGAAGGTCCTGCAGCCGGGGTACAAGCTCGGCGACCGGATCCTGCGGCCGGCCCGCGTCGCGGTGGCCGACCCGCAGGGATGACCTGCGGACGAACTGACGAGATCGAGGGAGGGGGGCGCCGGTGAGCATGCAGGACTGGGCCGAGAAGGACTTCTACGCGATCCTCGGCGTCCCCCACGACGCCGACGCGGCCGAGATCAAGAAGGCGTACCGCAAGAAGGCCCGCACGCTGCACCCGGACGCGAACCCGGGTGACGCGTCGGCCGAGCAGCAGTTCAAGGAGGTCGGCGAGGCCTACGCGGTCCTGTCCGACCCCGAGCAGCGGCAGCAGTACGACGGGATCCGCGCCATGGTCGGCGGCGGCGCCCGGTTCTCCTCCGGGGGAGCCGGCGGTGCGGGCGGCGGCGCCGGGTTCGAGGACCTGCTCGGCGGGTTGTTCGGCCAGGGTCGCGCCGGCGCCCCCGGCGGTGTCCGGTTCGGCACGCCCGGTGGCGCCGGCGGCGGGGCGGGGTTCGAGGACCTGCTCGGCGGGTTGTTCGGCCAAGGGGGTGCGGCTCCCGGTGGTTTCCCGGGCGGTTTCCCCGGTCAGACCGCCGCCCGGGGCCAGGACCTCGACGCCTCCGCGCGTGTCACGTTCCGCGACGCCCTCGAGGGCAAGACGGTCTCCCTGCGGGTCCCCGACCCGCGGGGCGGACCGGCCCGGACCGTCAACGCGCGGCTGCCCCAGGGCGTCCGTGACGGCCAGAAGGTCAGGTTGCGCGGCAAGGGGTTGGCCGGTCCCGGGGGGACGGGCGACCTGCTCGTCACCGTGCACGTCGAACCGCACCCGGTGTTCCGCCGGGACGGGGACGACCTGCGCATGACGTTGCCGGTCTCGTTCGACGAGGCCGTGCTCGGCGCCACGGTCGAGGTCCCGACCCTGGACGGTGCGACCGTCAAGGTGAAGGTGCCCGCCGGGACGCCGTCGGGCCGTTCGCTGCGGCTGAAGGGCCGGGGCGTGAAGCGGTCCCGTTCGACCGACGACCGGGGCGACCTGTTCGTCACGATCGAGGTCGTCGTCCCGCAACGGGTCGACGGCGCCGTGCGCGAGGCCGTCGAGGCGTTCGCGAAGGCGACCGCCGGGGACGACCCGCGCGCCGGTCTGGCCGAGCGCGCCCGCAGCTGACGAGACGAGGAGGGGAGAGGTGTACGAGGACGACAGTCCGCTGTTCGTGATCTCGGTGGCGGCCGACCTCGCCGGGATGCACCCGCAGACGCTGCGCCAGTACGACCGCCTCGGACTCGTCTCGCCCAGCCGGGCCCGCGGTCGCGGGCGGCGGTACTCCGCCCGCGACATCGCCCAACTGCGGGAGGTGCAGCGCCTGTCCCAGGAGGACGGCGTGAACCTCGCGGGGATCAAGCGCATCCTCGACCTCGAGAACCAGGTGCTGGCCCTCGGCCACCGGGTGCAGGAACTCGAGGACGAGATCGCCCTCGTCCGTCAGCAGGCCCGGCGCATCTTCGCCGCGGGGGTGGCCGGCGACATCGTCGCCACCCCGATGGGTCGGCGGCCGGAGTCGCAGCGCTCGACGGCCCTCGTCGTCTGGCGTCCTGACCGCAGCCGCTGAACCGGTCGCAGACCACGTCCACGAACCCCGTCCACCTCCCGCGGTGGACGGGGTTCCTGCGTTCCCGGGCGCGGGTCACACTGACGGGGTGGACGAGGCGGCGTTGCCCTGGGCGCAGGACGTCCTGCGCGCGACCGGCGCGCCCGCCGGCCCGGCCGAGCTCGTCAAGGACCGCCCCTGGTCGATGGTGTGGCGGTTGCCGACGCCCACCGGGCCGGTGTGGCTGAAGGCCTGCCCGGAACGCACCCGGCACGAGGTGCGGCTGCTGTCCGCCCTCGCCCGCTTCGACGTGCCGCACGTCCTGGTCCCGCTCGCCGTCGAGGAGGACCGCGGGTGGGTCCTGCTGCCGGACGGTGGGCCGACGGTGCGCGACGTCCCCCTGCAACCGGCTGCGGCGCAGCGCCGCTGGGCCGACGCGCTGCGCGCCTACGGCGAGGTCCAGCGCGCCACGGCGCCGCACGCCGACGCCCTCGTCGCCCTCGGCGTCCCCGACCTGCGCCTGCCGGAGCTGCCCACGGCCTTCGAGCGGCTGGCGCTGCGCTGGGCGCCGGACCTCCGGCCGTTGCTGCCCCGTGTGCGCGACGACGCCGCCGAGCTCGCCGACCTCGGCCTGCCGGCGACGCTGCAGCACGACGACCTGCACGACGGCAACGTCTTCGCCGCCGGGAGCCGCCCCTTCGACTGGGGCGACGCGTGCGTCGGGCACCCCTTCGCGAGCCTGCTGGTGGCCCTCGACGCCGCGCCGGAGGGGCCCGCCCCCGACCCGAGCGGGCCCGCGGCGGCGGCCTACCTCGCGGGGTGGCCCGACCTCCCGGTGGAGGGTCTCGACCGCGTCCTCCGGCTCGCCGTGCGCCTGGCCGTCGTCAGCCGCGCCGACAGCTGGGACCGGGCCCTGGCCGGCTGGCCGGAGGCGCCCGAGCCCTACCGGACCGCGCCGGCGGACTGGCTGCGTCGCCTCGCCTGAGCGGAGGGCCGTCTCGGAAGGGGTTGCCTCCTGCGGCTAATGGGCATAGCTTCAAGCTAACGACATTAGCTGAGGAGATGGTCATGACCGAGTTCCTGCGCCGCGACGGGGGAACCCTCGCGTACGACGTCGAGGGTGAGGGGCCGCTGGTCCTCCTGGCCCACGGGATGGGGGACGACCGCCGCTCGTACCGCTTCCTCGCCCCGCGCCTCGTCGCCGCCGGGTACCGGGTCGCCAGCCTCGACCTGCGCGGCTGCGGGGAGTCCAGCACGGGCTGGGACGGCTACCGCCGCAACGACATCGCCGCGGACCTCGTCGCGCTCGTCCGCCACCTCGGCGGTCCGGCCGTCCTCGTGGGCCAGTCGATCAGCGGCGGGGCGGCCACCATCGCGGCGGCCACGGCCCCCGACCTCGTGGCCGGCCTCGTGCAGCTGGCCCCCTTCACCCGCGTGCAGTCCGTGGACGTCTCGGGGCTCCTCCGCGTGCGGCGGCACCGGCAGGCGATGGTGCGCCTCGCTCTCGCCGCGGGTCTGGGCAGCGCCCCGTCCTGGGGGCGCTACCTCGACCTCGCGGTGCCGACGAAACCGGCGGACTGGGACGCGGCGCGCGCGCGGA from Kineococcus endophyticus encodes the following:
- a CDS encoding aminoglycoside phosphotransferase family protein translates to MDEAALPWAQDVLRATGAPAGPAELVKDRPWSMVWRLPTPTGPVWLKACPERTRHEVRLLSALARFDVPHVLVPLAVEEDRGWVLLPDGGPTVRDVPLQPAAAQRRWADALRAYGEVQRATAPHADALVALGVPDLRLPELPTAFERLALRWAPDLRPLLPRVRDDAAELADLGLPATLQHDDLHDGNVFAAGSRPFDWGDACVGHPFASLLVALDAAPEGPAPDPSGPAAAAYLAGWPDLPVEGLDRVLRLAVRLAVVSRADSWDRALAGWPEAPEPYRTAPADWLRRLA
- the grpE gene encoding nucleotide exchange factor GrpE, which codes for MSEEFSEPTVVRDNRRIDPETGQVRGLSPADAPQPETPAAPTVGGPDDGAADAELDAAQGLAASRLEELQRLNAEYVNYKKRVDRDRDVAKNAAIAGVAEALLPVLDDVHLSREHGDLTGPFVAIADKLEATLARFGLERYGQDGEPFDPAVHEALMHSHSDEYEVATCTKVLQPGYKLGDRILRPARVAVADPQG
- a CDS encoding DnaJ C-terminal domain-containing protein — encoded protein: MSMQDWAEKDFYAILGVPHDADAAEIKKAYRKKARTLHPDANPGDASAEQQFKEVGEAYAVLSDPEQRQQYDGIRAMVGGGARFSSGGAGGAGGGAGFEDLLGGLFGQGRAGAPGGVRFGTPGGAGGGAGFEDLLGGLFGQGGAAPGGFPGGFPGQTAARGQDLDASARVTFRDALEGKTVSLRVPDPRGGPARTVNARLPQGVRDGQKVRLRGKGLAGPGGTGDLLVTVHVEPHPVFRRDGDDLRMTLPVSFDEAVLGATVEVPTLDGATVKVKVPAGTPSGRSLRLKGRGVKRSRSTDDRGDLFVTIEVVVPQRVDGAVREAVEAFAKATAGDDPRAGLAERARS
- a CDS encoding alpha/beta fold hydrolase; this translates as MTEFLRRDGGTLAYDVEGEGPLVLLAHGMGDDRRSYRFLAPRLVAAGYRVASLDLRGCGESSTGWDGYRRNDIAADLVALVRHLGGPAVLVGQSISGGAATIAAATAPDLVAGLVQLAPFTRVQSVDVSGLLRVRRHRQAMVRLALAAGLGSAPSWGRYLDLAVPTKPADWDAARARTLDLLRDPGRKAAFKTMGSGSPADAGEALRAVRCPVVVVEGGADPDWADPRAEGERVVSDLPAGLGELVVLDGVGHYPHVEAPEQVAALVLPFLQRTLARA
- a CDS encoding heat shock protein transcriptional repressor HspR, with translation MYEDDSPLFVISVAADLAGMHPQTLRQYDRLGLVSPSRARGRGRRYSARDIAQLREVQRLSQEDGVNLAGIKRILDLENQVLALGHRVQELEDEIALVRQQARRIFAAGVAGDIVATPMGRRPESQRSTALVVWRPDRSR